GGTTGCCGTGCGATGTTGCGGCGAAATCCTGCGATGCGGTGGGCAGGAAGGACGTGTGGAGCAGCCCCAGCGGCGCGTACAGCTCGTCGCGCAGGAACGCATCGAGAGGCCTGGCGCTCACCTGCTCCACGATGTAGCCGAGCAGCATGAAGCCGAGGTCGCTGTAGCGGCGCTCGACGCCCACGCCGTACTGCAGGGGCAGGTGGCGGATCACCTCGTACGCCTCGGCGGCGCTGGAAGCGTTGTAGTAGATCGGCTGCCACTGGTGGAGCCCGGCCGAGTGCGTGAGCAGGTGACGCACGGTGATGCTGTCGAAGTGTGCTCCGCGGAAATCGGGCAGGTAGCGGTGCACGGGCGCGTCGACGTCGATGAGGCCGCGATCGACCAGCAGCATGATCGCGTACGTCGTGGCCATCACCTTGGTGACGGAGGCGAGGTCGAAAACCGTCGTGACCTGCATCGGCCGGGGCTCGTCCAGCCGGCGTGGTGTGCCGTACTTCGCCCGTTCGTCATACTCGTAGAGCTGCGCGAAGCCGTGGGCGCTCTCGTGGACGATCCGGCCGTCGCGCGTCACGACGAGGACGGCGCCGGGGATCTGCCCTGCGGCCACGGCGGCGTCGAGCATGCTGTCTGCGCGCAGGATGGCGCCGGCGAACGCATGGTCGCGTGGTGCCGAAGGCGTGACGTACGCGGCCTGGGCGCATGCGGCCAGCAGCGTCACGGCAAAGGGTATGGCGCGGGTCAGTGAGACGGTCATCCCGGCAAACTCCGGCGGCGCGTGATGTGCGGCAAGGTGGGGCGGGCCGGGCACGGGCACGGGCACGGGCACGGGCACGGGCACGGGCACGGGCACGGGCACGAGTATCGCCGAGTTCAAGCGCAGCGCGCCGGCGGGCTCAGCGCCTGCACGTCAGCGGGTGGGCACCGCGTCGGCGGCGCGCACACGCACACGCACACGCACACGGGGGAAGGGTGGACGCTGGTCACGGGGGCCGGACTGCACAGAGCGCGGGGGGTGTGCGCCCCCCCGGCGCGGACGTGGTGTTCCGGACCCGCGGCCTGGGCAAGGTCTACCGCATGGGGCAGGTCGAGGTGCACGCGCTGCGGGGCGTCGATCTCGACCTCTACGCGGGTGAGCTGGTGGTCCTGCTCGGTGCGTCCGGCAGTGGCAAGTCCACGCTGCTCAACATTCTCGGCGGGCTGGACACGGCAAGCTCGGGGACGGTGTCGTACCTGGACCGCGACCTGACGCACGCAACCGACGATGTGCTCACCGAGTTCCGCCGCTATCACGTCGGCTTCGTCTTCCAGTTCTACAACCTGATCCCGAGTCTCACCGCGCGGGAGAACGTTGCGATCGTCACGGAGATCGCGCGCGATCCGATGTCGCCGGAGGAGGCGCTGCAGCTCGTCGGCCTGGGCGAGCGAATGGACCATTTCCCTGCGCAGATGTCCGGCGGCGAACAGCAGCGGGTGGCGATCGCGCGGGCGATCGCCAAGCGGCCCGCGGTGCTGCTGTGCGACGAACCGACCGGCGCACTGGACTCCGGGACCGGCGTTGCGGTGCTTGCGGCGATCCAGCGTGTGAACAGCGAGCTGGGCACGACGACGGCGGTGATCACGCACAATGAAGCCCAGGCACGGATCGCGAACCGGATCATCCACCTGAGCGACGGCCGGATCACGCGGGTGGACGAAAACCGTGAGCCGGTCCAGGCGCGGGAGCTGACCTGGTGACGTTCTGCGCCGCGTCCGGGCCAGTGCATCCTGCGCATGAGGCGCAGCGCCTCGAGCAGGCAGCCTGCGCTGAAGCGTCTGCAGAGCGGCCCGTCCCGGGCGCCGTGAGCCTTCCGTGCTGAAGCTGCGCGCACTCGATCGCAAGCTGCTGCGCGACCTGGGGCAGATGCGTGGGCAGGCGATCGCAATCGCGTTCGTCGTGGCAGCGGGCGTCGCGTCCTGGGTCTCCATGGCAAGCATCATGGACTCGCTGCAGGGCACGCTCGCGGCCTACTACAGGGACTATCGCTTTGCGGACGGCTTTGCGACGGTGCGGCGCGCACCGGAACGCGTGGCGGACCGGCTGCGTGCGGTGGCGGGCATCGGGCACGTGGAGACGCGGGTGATCGGCGCGGCCAACCTGGATGTGCGGGGCTTCGACGAGCCCGTCACCAGCGTGATCGTCAGCCTGCCGGGCGCCGGGCAGCCTGCTCTCAACCGGCTCGTCATCCGGTCCGGACAGCTTCCCGCTGCCCGCTCGGACGAGGTCCTGCTCAACGAGGTGTTCGCGGATGCACATGACCTGGAGCCCGGCGACAGCATCACGGCGATCCTGAACGGGCGCTACCGCGTGCTGACGGTGAGCGGCATCGCGCTCTCGCCGGAGTACCTGATGCAGATCCAGCCGGGGGCCTTTTTTCCCGACCCGGAGCGCTTCGGCGTGCTGTGGATGGACCGGGACGTGCTCGCACCCGCGTACGACATGGACGGCGCGTTCAATGACGTCGTCTTCACGATTGCGCCCGGTGCGCGCACGGCCGATGTGATCGAGCGTGTCGACGCGGTGCTCCGGCAGTATGGTGGCCAGGGGGCGCACGGGCGCGAGGACCAGCCGTCGCACTCGCTGATTTCCGAGGAGTTCCGGCAGCTCGAAACGATGTCGACATTGCTGCCCGCGATCTTTCTCGCGGTCGCGGCGTTTCTTCTCAACATCGTCGTGTCGCGGCTCGTTGCGCTGCAGCGCGAGCAGATCGCGGTGCTCAAGGCCTTCGGTTACACCAACGTCGCAATCGGCGTGCACTACCTGAAGCTGGTGCTGGTGATCGGGCTGCTGGGTGCACTGCTGGGCATCGCGCTCGGCATCTGGGCGGGAGCGGCGATGGGTGGGCTGTACCTCGAGTTCTACCGCTTCCCTGCCCTGGACTACACGCTGCGCGCGTCCGTCGTGGTTCTCGCGGTGTCGTTCACCGGCGGTGCCGCCCTGCTGGGCGTGATCCGCGCGGTCCGCAATGCAGTTCGCCTGGCGCCGGCGGAAGCGATGCGGCCGCCCGCTCCGGCGACGTACCGGCCGACGATCGTCGAGCGACTGGGCCTGCAGCGTTTCTTCGACCAGCCGACACGCATGATCATGCGCAACCTCGAGCGGCAGTCGATCAAGTCGCTGCTCACGGTCCTCGGCATTGCGGCCGGCTGTGCCCTGCTCGTCATGGGACTCTTCTTCGGCGACGCCTTCGACCGCATCATCCGCGTGCAGTATGGCATCGCGCAGCGCCACGACCTGGCTGTCACGTTCATCGAGCCCACCTCGTCGTCCGCGGTGCAGGAGCTGGCAGCACTGCCGGGCGTGCTGCATGCGGAGCCGATGCGCACAGTCCCGGTGCGGTTGCGCCACGGCCACCGCGAGGAGATGATCGCATTGCAGGGTGTGCCGCCCGACGCGTACCTGCAGCGCGTGATCGACCCGGATCTGCGGCCGCTCGCCATTCCGCCCTCCGGCGTGCTGCTGTCCACGCGACTCGGCGAGCTGCTCGATGCGCGGGCCGGTGACCAGCTCGAGGTCGAGGTGCTCGAGGGGACGCGCTCCCGCACCCTGCTGACCGTCGCCGGACTCGGCGAACAGTTCGTCGGCCTGGGCGCCTACATGGAGCTGGACGAGCTCAACCGACTGGCCGGCAACGGCCAGGCGGTCTCCGGTGCGCTGCTGATGATCGACGATGCATACGCGAATGCGATCACCGGGCGGCTGCAGGATCGTCCCCGTATCGCGGCCATCACCGCACAGGACCAGGCGATCAACGCGGTGCGCACCACCTTCGAATCGAGCATGCTCGTCATGACTGCCGTGCTCAGCCTGTTTGCCGGCATCATCGCGTTCGGCGTGATCTACAACAGTGCCCGGATCTCGCTGTCCGAGCGGGACCGCGAGCTTGCGAGCCTGCGCGTGCTCGGCTTCCGTCGGGGCGAGGTCGCCTATATCCTGCTCGGTGAGCTGGCGCTGCTCGTGCTGCTCGCGGTGCCCGTCGGCTTTCTGTTCGGTGGACTGGGCGCACGTGCGCTGGTCGACAGACTGCAATCCGACATGTACCAGATTCCACTCGTGCTGCAGTCGGACACGTTCGCCATCGCGGCGAGCGTGGTGCTCGGCGCGGGCGCCGCCTCTGCCCTCATCGTGCTGCGCCGCCTCAACGAGCTCGACCTGGTCGGCGTCCTCAAGACGAGGGAATGATGAAGCGACCTACCCGGCGGCAGATCGTGCTCGGCGCGATTGCGGCCGTGACTCTCCTCGCGATCGTCGTCGCGTTCCTTCCCGAACCACTGCCGGTCGACGCGGCACCGGTCACCAGTGGACCGCTGCGGGTCACCGTGGAGGAGGAAGGCAGGACGGAGGTTGCGGATCGCTACGTCGTCACTGCGCCCGTCATCGCATATGCCCGCCGCATCACGCTGGAGGAGGGCGACGCGGTGGGTGCAGGCGATGTGCTGGTGCAGCTCGAGCCGCCACGCGCGGCGATCCTGGACCCGCGCAACCAGGCGCAGGCGAACGCGGCGGTACGCGCCGCGCGCGCGGCCGTCCAGGAGGCAGCCGTCGCGGCGGAGCGGGCAGACGCGGACCTGGCGCGCTTTGAACGGCTGTTCGACGCAGGCGCGATCACGGCGCAGGAGATCGAGCAGGCCCGCGCTGCAGCCGTGCGGGCCGGTGCGTCGCTGGACGCGGCGCGCGCGGAGCTGTCGGCCGCCGAGATCAGTGCGCGCGCCACGCCGTCGGGTCACCTGTCCGTGCCGACGGTACTGCGCGCCCCCGCCGGCGGCCAGGTACTGGCCGTGCGCCGGACGAGCGAGGGCCCTGTCAGTCCCGGCGAGCCGCTGCTCGAGATCGGCAACACCCGCGTCATCGAGGTGCGCACGGACGTCCTTTCGGAAGACGCCGTGCAGATCCACCCCGGCACGCGGGTCGAGATCGACGACTGGGGCGGCGCCGCGAAGCTGGAAGGCGTCGTGACACGCGTCGATCCCGAAGCCGTCACCCGGGTCTCCGCGCTCGGCGTCGAGGAGCAGCGCGTGCCGGTATGGGCGAGCATCACGTCGCCGGAGAGTCTCCGGGGCGGGCTCGGGTCCGGATACCGCGTGCTCGCGCGTTTCATACTCTGGGATGGCGCCGGCGTGCTCCAGGTGCCGACCGCGGCGCTGTTCCGGAGCGGTGACGGCTGGAGCACGTTCGTCGTGGAGGACGGCCGGGCGCGGCTCCGGGGTGTCGAGATCGGCCGGCAGGGTGGCCTTGCGACGCAGGTGCTGGACGGTCTCCGCGAGGGA
This DNA window, taken from Longimicrobiales bacterium, encodes the following:
- a CDS encoding serine hydrolase; the encoded protein is MTVSLTRAIPFAVTLLAACAQAAYVTPSAPRDHAFAGAILRADSMLDAAVAAGQIPGAVLVVTRDGRIVHESAHGFAQLYEYDERAKYGTPRRLDEPRPMQVTTVFDLASVTKVMATTYAIMLLVDRGLIDVDAPVHRYLPDFRGAHFDSITVRHLLTHSAGLHQWQPIYYNASSAAEAYEVIRHLPLQYGVGVERRYSDLGFMLLGYIVEQVSARPLDAFLRDELYAPLGLLHTSFLPTASQDFAATSHGNPYERRMVHDTAFGYRYDGDPTAWDGWRTYTLMGEVNDGNAWYAHGGVAGHAGLFSTGRDLAVLLQLILQGGEYGGRRYIARDVVEEFTRRDRFGHGLGWQLPADAPAGSFAHSGFTGAYVTGVPAARLGIVLLTNRQNAGVNGNGYYPGVDIRDDVVRTIIDGALDLRRPAGSTP
- a CDS encoding ABC transporter ATP-binding protein; amino-acid sequence: MFRTRGLGKVYRMGQVEVHALRGVDLDLYAGELVVLLGASGSGKSTLLNILGGLDTASSGTVSYLDRDLTHATDDVLTEFRRYHVGFVFQFYNLIPSLTARENVAIVTEIARDPMSPEEALQLVGLGERMDHFPAQMSGGEQQRVAIARAIAKRPAVLLCDEPTGALDSGTGVAVLAAIQRVNSELGTTTAVITHNEAQARIANRIIHLSDGRITRVDENREPVQARELTW
- a CDS encoding ABC transporter permease, whose protein sequence is MLKLRALDRKLLRDLGQMRGQAIAIAFVVAAGVASWVSMASIMDSLQGTLAAYYRDYRFADGFATVRRAPERVADRLRAVAGIGHVETRVIGAANLDVRGFDEPVTSVIVSLPGAGQPALNRLVIRSGQLPAARSDEVLLNEVFADAHDLEPGDSITAILNGRYRVLTVSGIALSPEYLMQIQPGAFFPDPERFGVLWMDRDVLAPAYDMDGAFNDVVFTIAPGARTADVIERVDAVLRQYGGQGAHGREDQPSHSLISEEFRQLETMSTLLPAIFLAVAAFLLNIVVSRLVALQREQIAVLKAFGYTNVAIGVHYLKLVLVIGLLGALLGIALGIWAGAAMGGLYLEFYRFPALDYTLRASVVVLAVSFTGGAALLGVIRAVRNAVRLAPAEAMRPPAPATYRPTIVERLGLQRFFDQPTRMIMRNLERQSIKSLLTVLGIAAGCALLVMGLFFGDAFDRIIRVQYGIAQRHDLAVTFIEPTSSSAVQELAALPGVLHAEPMRTVPVRLRHGHREEMIALQGVPPDAYLQRVIDPDLRPLAIPPSGVLLSTRLGELLDARAGDQLEVEVLEGTRSRTLLTVAGLGEQFVGLGAYMELDELNRLAGNGQAVSGALLMIDDAYANAITGRLQDRPRIAAITAQDQAINAVRTTFESSMLVMTAVLSLFAGIIAFGVIYNSARISLSERDRELASLRVLGFRRGEVAYILLGELALLVLLAVPVGFLFGGLGARALVDRLQSDMYQIPLVLQSDTFAIAASVVLGAGAASALIVLRRLNELDLVGVLKTRE
- a CDS encoding efflux RND transporter periplasmic adaptor subunit; protein product: MMKRPTRRQIVLGAIAAVTLLAIVVAFLPEPLPVDAAPVTSGPLRVTVEEEGRTEVADRYVVTAPVIAYARRITLEEGDAVGAGDVLVQLEPPRAAILDPRNQAQANAAVRAARAAVQEAAVAAERADADLARFERLFDAGAITAQEIEQARAAAVRAGASLDAARAELSAAEISARATPSGHLSVPTVLRAPAGGQVLAVRRTSEGPVSPGEPLLEIGNTRVIEVRTDVLSEDAVQIHPGTRVEIDDWGGAAKLEGVVTRVDPEAVTRVSALGVEEQRVPVWASITSPESLRGGLGSGYRVLARFILWDGAGVLQVPTAALFRSGDGWSTFVVEDGRARLRGVEIGRQGGLATQVLDGLREGELVVVHPPGDLADGARVDVPAEQDG